In one window of Haemophilus parainfluenzae DNA:
- the typA gene encoding translational GTPase TypA has protein sequence MKNDIDINKLRNIAIIAHVDHGKTTLVDKLLQQSGTFESTRGDVDERVMDSNDLEKERGITILAKNTAINWNDYRINIVDTPGHADFGGEVERVLSMVDSVLLVVDAFDGPMPQTRFVTQKAFAHGLKPIVVINKVDRPGARPDWVVDQVFDLFVNLGATDEQLDFPIIYASALNGVAGLEHEDLAEDMTPLFEAIVQHVEPPKVELDAPFQMQISQLDYNSYVGVIGIGRIKRGAIKPNQPVTIIDGEGKTRQGRVGQVLGHLGLQRYEEDIAYAGDIIAITGLGELNISDTLCDINAVEALPSLTVDEPTVTMFFCVNTSPFAGQEGKYVTSRQILERLNKELVHNVALRVEETPNPDEFRVSGRGELHLSVLIENMRREGYELAVSRPKVIYREINGKKQEPYEQVTIDVEEQHQGSVMEALGIRKGEVRDMMPDGKGRVRLEYIIPSRGLIGFRGEFMTMTSGTGLLYSSFDHYDDIKPGEIGQRKNGVLISNATGKALAYALFGLQERGKLMIEANVEVYEGQIIGIHSRTNDLTVNCLQGKKLTNMRASGKDDAIVLTTPVKFTLEQAIEFIDDDELVEVTPESIRIRKKLLTENDRKRANRTTTSTSTH, from the coding sequence ATGAAAAACGACATTGATATTAATAAATTGCGCAATATCGCAATTATCGCTCACGTTGACCATGGTAAAACCACCCTCGTTGACAAACTCCTTCAACAATCCGGTACATTTGAATCCACTCGTGGTGATGTTGATGAACGCGTAATGGACTCAAACGATCTTGAAAAAGAACGTGGCATTACCATTCTTGCAAAAAATACGGCAATTAACTGGAATGATTATCGTATTAACATCGTAGATACCCCAGGACACGCTGACTTCGGTGGTGAAGTTGAACGTGTACTTTCTATGGTAGATTCTGTACTTTTAGTCGTGGATGCCTTTGATGGCCCAATGCCGCAAACACGTTTCGTAACTCAAAAAGCCTTTGCTCACGGTTTAAAACCAATTGTTGTTATCAACAAAGTTGACCGTCCAGGCGCTCGTCCTGATTGGGTTGTGGATCAAGTATTCGATTTATTCGTTAACCTTGGTGCAACCGATGAACAATTAGACTTCCCGATTATCTATGCATCTGCATTAAATGGTGTCGCAGGTCTTGAACATGAAGATTTAGCGGAAGATATGACCCCATTATTTGAAGCGATCGTTCAACACGTTGAACCGCCAAAAGTGGAACTTGATGCGCCATTCCAAATGCAAATCTCACAATTAGACTATAACAGCTATGTGGGTGTTATCGGTATCGGTCGTATCAAACGTGGTGCTATCAAACCAAATCAACCTGTGACTATCATTGATGGTGAAGGTAAAACTCGCCAAGGTCGTGTGGGTCAAGTATTAGGTCACCTTGGTTTACAACGTTATGAAGAAGATATCGCTTATGCGGGTGACATCATTGCAATTACCGGTTTAGGTGAATTAAATATTTCTGACACCCTTTGTGATATCAATGCGGTTGAAGCCTTACCTTCATTAACCGTTGATGAACCAACTGTAACCATGTTCTTCTGTGTAAACACCTCTCCGTTTGCGGGTCAAGAAGGTAAATATGTGACTTCTCGTCAAATTCTTGAACGTTTAAATAAAGAGTTAGTTCACAACGTGGCATTACGCGTAGAAGAAACACCAAACCCAGATGAATTCCGTGTTTCTGGTCGTGGTGAATTACACCTTTCTGTATTAATTGAAAATATGCGTCGTGAAGGTTATGAACTTGCGGTTTCTCGTCCTAAAGTAATTTATCGTGAAATCAACGGTAAAAAACAAGAGCCTTATGAGCAAGTGACTATCGACGTAGAAGAGCAACACCAAGGTTCTGTCATGGAAGCATTAGGTATCCGTAAAGGTGAAGTTCGCGATATGATGCCAGATGGCAAAGGTCGTGTACGTTTAGAATACATCATCCCAAGCCGTGGTTTAATCGGTTTCCGTGGTGAATTCATGACGATGACGTCAGGTACAGGTTTACTTTACTCCAGTTTCGATCACTACGATGACATCAAACCAGGTGAAATCGGTCAACGTAAAAACGGTGTACTAATTTCTAACGCAACCGGTAAAGCATTAGCTTATGCGCTATTTGGTTTACAAGAGCGTGGTAAATTAATGATTGAAGCTAACGTAGAAGTTTACGAAGGTCAAATCATCGGTATTCACAGCCGTACAAATGACTTAACCGTAAACTGTTTACAAGGTAAAAAACTCACCAATATGCGTGCTTCAGGTAAAGATGATGCCATCGTATTAACTACACCGGTAAAATTTACACTTGAACAAGCCATCGAGTTTATCGATGATGACGAGTTAGTGGAAGTGACACCAGAATCGATCCGTATCCGTAAAAAACTCTTAACGGAAAACGATCGTAAACGTGCAAATCGTACGACAACCAGTACGAGTACTCACTAA
- the rdgC gene encoding recombination-associated protein RdgC produces the protein MWFKNLMSYRLTKPLDWDLNELQRQLSDCEFHPCGSQDQSKFGWASPLKDSELLHFSVGKHILLVAKKEEKMLPANVVKRELDERIENLEQKENRKLKKTEKQTLKDDVVMNLLPRAFTKNQQTAVWIDTENNLVHVDAASSKRAEDALALLRKSLGSLPVVPLAFANEPSIILTDWIVQEKIPHWLVALEEAELRGSQEDSVIRCKKQPLENEEILALLQDGKKVVSKLALEWEDTLTFVFNEDCTLKRLKFADAVREKNADILKEDYAQRFDADFVLMTGILSKLTENLLDEFGGEKIRLG, from the coding sequence ATGTGGTTTAAAAATTTAATGTCATATAGACTGACTAAGCCCTTAGATTGGGATCTTAATGAATTGCAACGTCAGTTGTCAGATTGTGAATTTCATCCTTGTGGCTCACAAGATCAAAGTAAATTCGGTTGGGCGAGTCCCTTGAAAGACAGCGAATTATTACATTTTTCAGTCGGTAAACACATTTTATTGGTTGCGAAAAAAGAAGAAAAAATGTTGCCGGCGAATGTGGTGAAACGTGAATTAGATGAACGCATTGAAAACCTTGAGCAAAAAGAAAACCGTAAATTGAAAAAAACGGAAAAACAAACGTTAAAAGATGATGTGGTGATGAATTTATTACCACGTGCATTCACTAAAAATCAGCAAACTGCCGTGTGGATTGATACCGAAAATAATCTTGTTCATGTTGATGCGGCATCCAGTAAACGTGCAGAAGATGCCTTAGCATTATTGCGTAAATCCCTTGGTTCATTACCCGTTGTACCCTTGGCTTTTGCCAATGAACCTTCAATCATTTTAACGGATTGGATTGTGCAGGAAAAAATCCCGCATTGGTTGGTGGCATTAGAAGAGGCTGAACTTCGTGGAAGCCAAGAAGACAGCGTGATCCGTTGCAAAAAACAGCCTTTAGAAAATGAAGAGATTCTCGCGCTTTTACAAGATGGCAAAAAAGTGGTGAGTAAGCTCGCATTGGAATGGGAAGACACACTGACTTTTGTATTTAATGAAGATTGCACGCTCAAACGCTTAAAATTTGCTGATGCCGTGCGTGAGAAAAATGCGGATATTTTAAAAGAAGATTATGCGCAACGCTTTGATGCTGATTTTGTATTAATGACGGGTATTTTATCTAAGCTGACAGAAAATTTACTCGATGAATTCGGTGGTGAGAAAATCAGATTAGGTTAG
- the proC gene encoding pyrroline-5-carboxylate reductase encodes MQQKLIAFIGGGNMAQAIVLGLLKQGYPADKIIVNDPNEEKRAFFAQYGISVSTDNEQSITQSQVVLFAVKPQVLADVCKPLSAVDFSNKLIISIAAGISTIRLAEFIPTAKSIVRVMPNTPALVGEGMAGLFADKNTPETDRTFAEDLLSAVGQTTWVTDEDQMHAVTAASGSSPAYFFQFLEAMQQGLIEMGLDEKQSRELVQQAMLGSAKLVIENPQTALSTLRENVTSKGGTTAAALNVFNQHQFNDIIKQAMQACMARSQEMEKLF; translated from the coding sequence ATGCAACAGAAATTAATTGCCTTCATCGGCGGTGGCAATATGGCACAAGCCATTGTGTTAGGCCTATTAAAACAAGGTTATCCAGCCGATAAAATTATCGTTAATGATCCTAATGAAGAGAAACGTGCTTTTTTTGCTCAATATGGCATTTCCGTTTCGACAGACAACGAGCAATCCATCACACAATCTCAAGTAGTCTTATTTGCCGTTAAACCGCAAGTCCTCGCTGATGTTTGCAAGCCATTAAGTGCGGTTGATTTTTCTAACAAATTAATCATTTCTATTGCTGCGGGGATTTCGACCATCCGATTAGCCGAATTCATCCCAACAGCAAAATCCATTGTTCGTGTCATGCCAAACACGCCTGCATTAGTAGGTGAAGGCATGGCAGGCTTATTTGCCGATAAAAACACGCCTGAAACTGACCGCACTTTTGCGGAAGATTTACTTTCTGCGGTCGGACAAACCACTTGGGTGACGGATGAAGATCAAATGCATGCGGTCACCGCGGCATCTGGCAGCAGCCCTGCTTACTTCTTCCAATTTTTAGAGGCTATGCAACAAGGCTTAATAGAAATGGGTTTAGATGAAAAGCAATCTCGTGAGTTGGTACAACAAGCCATGTTAGGCTCGGCGAAGCTGGTGATTGAAAATCCACAAACGGCCCTTTCGACTTTACGAGAAAATGTCACCTCAAAAGGCGGTACTACGGCAGCTGCGTTAAATGTATTTAATCAACATCAATTTAACGACATCATTAAACAAGCGATGCAAGCCTGCATGGCACGCTCACAAGAAATGGAAAAATTATTCTAA
- a CDS encoding 3-phenylpropionate MFS transporter — MQVRPFTWLTLSFFGYYCAYGVFLPLFPAWLKTQSYSEESIGLLLACGYIFRFSGSILFSGLIKRVSLLVNGLRYLAVASAITMALIGLMSHNFWLLFIGLALYSMVNAAGMPIGDSLASTWQQQIHLDYGKVRLIGSFAFVVGVMVFGYLAGMIGEQYITWMITGILIFYSIVQLLHPNPMPQDEPQSAVENSVGFLGLLKNKTTLRLFIAIALIQGSHAAYYSYSTIFWTSHGHSVSDAGLFWGISVLVEIVVFFFSTRLFKNWSITALFYLTGIAAIVRWLAFGYADTFVEIVLLQCFHSLTYVAGHYATVRYITTQPQNHIAKLQGLYNALAGCAAIAIFTALSGVLYPISPVYAFSLMAAFAFMGLFITPRGVKAFLVHRV; from the coding sequence ATGCAAGTTCGTCCTTTTACCTGGCTCACCCTGAGCTTTTTTGGTTACTATTGTGCCTACGGTGTATTTCTTCCCCTTTTCCCAGCGTGGTTGAAAACGCAATCTTATAGTGAAGAAAGCATCGGTTTATTGCTGGCCTGTGGTTATATTTTCCGTTTTAGTGGCAGTATTTTATTTTCTGGCTTGATAAAACGCGTTTCTCTTTTAGTGAATGGCTTACGTTACTTAGCTGTTGCCAGCGCTATCACCATGGCGTTAATCGGGCTCATGTCGCATAATTTCTGGTTATTATTTATTGGACTTGCCTTGTATTCCATGGTGAATGCGGCTGGCATGCCGATTGGTGATAGCCTCGCCAGCACGTGGCAACAACAAATTCATTTAGATTACGGCAAAGTACGCTTAATTGGCTCCTTTGCATTTGTTGTTGGTGTGATGGTGTTTGGGTATTTAGCCGGGATGATTGGTGAGCAATACATCACATGGATGATTACGGGCATACTTATTTTCTATAGCATTGTGCAATTACTTCATCCCAATCCAATGCCACAAGATGAGCCACAAAGTGCGGTCGAAAATTCTGTTGGATTTTTAGGCTTACTCAAAAATAAAACCACCCTTCGTTTATTTATTGCTATTGCACTGATTCAAGGATCGCATGCTGCTTATTACTCATATAGCACTATCTTCTGGACAAGCCACGGTCATTCTGTTTCCGATGCGGGCTTATTTTGGGGAATCAGCGTATTAGTAGAAATTGTCGTCTTTTTCTTCTCCACCCGATTATTCAAAAATTGGAGCATTACTGCCCTTTTCTATCTCACAGGCATCGCTGCTATCGTACGTTGGCTTGCTTTCGGTTATGCCGACACCTTTGTTGAAATCGTTTTATTGCAATGTTTTCACAGCCTCACTTATGTGGCTGGGCATTACGCGACTGTGCGTTATATCACGACTCAACCACAAAACCATATTGCGAAATTACAAGGTTTATACAATGCCTTAGCAGGATGTGCCGCCATTGCCATTTTCACTGCACTTTCTGGCGTACTTTATCCAATTTCGCCAGTTTATGCTTTCAGCTTAATGGCTGCTTTTGCATTCATGGGTTTATTTATCACTCCGCGTGGCGTGAAAGCCTTTTTGGTACATAGAGTGTAA
- the xerD gene encoding site-specific tyrosine recombinase XerD gives MNNLTLVDLFLNEYWIEKGLSENTVQSYRLDLTALCDWLDKQNLSLETLEPLDLQQFLGSRLEQGYKATSTARMLSAMRKLFQYLYREKYRTDDPSAVLSSPKLPSRLPKYLTEQQVTDLLNTPDVEIPLELRDKAMLELLYATGLRVTELVTLTIENMNLQQGVVRVIGKGNKERIVPMGEEAAFWVRQFVLYGRPILLNRQSSDVVFPSQRAQQMTRQTFWHRIKHYAVLAGIDTDALSPHVLRHAFATHLVNHGADLRVVQMLLGHSDLSTTQIYTHVAKERLKHLHERFHPRG, from the coding sequence ATGAATAATCTCACGCTAGTCGATTTGTTCTTGAATGAATATTGGATTGAAAAAGGATTGTCTGAAAACACCGTGCAGTCTTATCGTCTCGATTTGACCGCACTGTGTGATTGGTTGGATAAACAAAATTTATCTCTCGAAACCCTCGAACCATTAGATCTGCAACAATTTCTAGGCAGTCGTTTAGAGCAAGGTTACAAAGCCACCAGCACTGCGCGAATGCTGAGCGCGATGCGGAAATTATTCCAATATTTATATCGTGAAAAGTATCGTACGGATGACCCGAGTGCTGTACTGAGCTCGCCTAAACTACCAAGCCGTTTGCCTAAGTATTTAACCGAGCAACAAGTCACGGATTTATTAAATACGCCTGATGTAGAAATTCCGCTTGAGTTACGCGATAAAGCCATGTTGGAATTACTTTACGCCACAGGATTACGTGTTACGGAATTGGTCACGCTCACTATTGAGAATATGAACCTGCAACAAGGTGTCGTGCGTGTGATTGGCAAAGGTAACAAGGAACGCATTGTACCAATGGGAGAAGAAGCCGCATTTTGGGTGCGACAATTCGTGCTTTACGGTCGTCCTATTTTGCTTAATCGACAAAGTTCTGATGTGGTCTTTCCAAGTCAACGGGCTCAGCAAATGACTCGCCAAACCTTTTGGCATCGTATAAAACATTATGCGGTGTTAGCGGGAATCGATACAGATGCCCTTTCACCACATGTTCTCCGTCATGCCTTTGCGACACATTTAGTGAATCACGGTGCAGATCTCCGTGTTGTGCAAATGCTCCTCGGACACAGCGATCTCTCCACCACGCAAATCTATACTCACGTAGCTAAAGAACGCTTGAAACATCTCCATGAACGATTTCATCCGAGGGGATAA
- a CDS encoding glycerate kinase has translation MKIVIAPDSFKESLTALEVANAIETGFKRIFPNAEYVKLPMADGGEGTVQSLVDATQGRLIETEVTAPLGNQVKSFFGLSGDGKTAIIEMAAASGLHLVPMDKRNPCQTTSFGTGELIKQALDLGVKHIILGIGGSATNDSGAGMLQALGLRLLDKNGQSIGFGGAELSKIAEIQMTDLDPRLQYVKIEVACDVNNPLCGERGASAIFGPQKGATPEMVKELDAALAHFAKIAERDCGKQIQEKPGAGAAGGMGGGLLLLPNVQLKAGVQIVLDNLKLAEQVKEADLVITGEGRMDAQSILGKTPIGVARTVKQFNKPVIAIVGCLREDYEVVYEHGIDAVFPIIRNLGDLPTILKQGEQNLISTAQNVARLLSLK, from the coding sequence ATGAAAATTGTGATTGCGCCGGATTCATTTAAAGAAAGTTTAACAGCGCTCGAAGTGGCAAATGCAATTGAAACAGGCTTTAAACGAATTTTCCCGAATGCCGAATATGTGAAATTACCGATGGCAGATGGTGGTGAGGGAACCGTGCAATCCTTAGTGGATGCTACTCAAGGTCGCCTGATTGAAACAGAAGTCACTGCACCGTTAGGCAATCAAGTAAAAAGCTTTTTCGGTTTATCGGGCGATGGTAAAACGGCGATTATTGAAATGGCGGCTGCATCAGGGCTACATCTTGTTCCAATGGATAAACGCAATCCTTGTCAAACCACCAGTTTTGGTACGGGTGAGCTAATTAAGCAAGCCCTTGATCTTGGCGTAAAACATATCATTTTAGGCATTGGTGGGAGTGCCACAAATGACAGTGGCGCGGGTATGCTGCAAGCATTAGGCTTACGTTTATTGGATAAAAATGGTCAATCCATTGGCTTTGGTGGCGCAGAATTATCTAAAATTGCTGAAATTCAAATGACTGATTTAGATCCTCGATTGCAATACGTGAAAATCGAAGTGGCTTGTGATGTAAATAATCCACTTTGTGGTGAACGAGGCGCTTCTGCAATTTTTGGTCCACAAAAAGGTGCGACGCCTGAGATGGTGAAAGAACTCGATGCTGCATTAGCCCATTTTGCTAAAATTGCCGAGCGGGATTGTGGTAAACAAATTCAAGAAAAACCAGGCGCAGGGGCGGCAGGTGGTATGGGCGGAGGTTTATTACTTTTACCCAATGTGCAGCTCAAAGCTGGTGTGCAGATTGTCTTAGATAATTTGAAACTCGCTGAGCAAGTTAAAGAGGCCGATTTAGTCATTACTGGTGAAGGCCGTATGGATGCACAAAGTATTTTAGGCAAGACCCCAATCGGTGTGGCGCGCACGGTGAAACAATTTAATAAGCCAGTCATCGCAATCGTAGGTTGTTTACGTGAGGATTATGAAGTGGTGTATGAACATGGCATTGATGCGGTATTCCCAATTATCCGTAATCTGGGTGATTTACCGACAATTCTCAAGCAAGGCGAGCAGAATTTGATTTCGACGGCTCAAAATGTGGCAAGATTGTTGTCATTAAAATAA
- a CDS encoding GntP family permease yields MTTVSSFGALVALIVAIFLILKKVSPVYGMLTGALIGGLVGGADLSETVNLMIGGAQGITTAVMRILAAGVLAGVLIESGAASTIAETITHKLGEARALLALALATLILTAVGVFIDVAVITVSPIALALARRTNLSKSAVLLAMIGGGKAGNLMSPNPNAIAAADTFHLPLTSVMVAGIIPGIFGLALTYFLAKRLKNKGSFVSEQESVAVDSQHLPSFLTALAAPLVAILLLALRPLADIKVDPLIALPLGGLIGALCMGKLRYANSYAISGLGKMAPVAIMLLGTGALAGIIGNSGMKDVLIEGLKDSGLPAYILAPISGVLMSLATASTTAGTAVASNVFSSTLLELGVSSLAAAAMIHAGAIVFDNMPHGSFFHATGGSVNMNMKERLKLIPYESAIGLLMTAVSTLIFGVFY; encoded by the coding sequence ATGACAACAGTTTCGTCTTTTGGTGCATTAGTTGCGCTTATTGTGGCTATTTTTCTCATTTTGAAAAAAGTCTCGCCAGTCTATGGCATGTTGACGGGAGCCTTGATAGGGGGGCTAGTTGGAGGCGCTGATTTATCCGAAACGGTGAACTTAATGATCGGTGGAGCCCAGGGTATTACGACAGCTGTTATGCGAATTTTAGCGGCGGGGGTACTGGCAGGTGTGCTCATTGAATCGGGGGCGGCCAGCACGATTGCTGAAACTATTACACACAAACTCGGTGAAGCAAGAGCGTTATTGGCTTTAGCCTTAGCCACATTAATTTTAACCGCTGTTGGCGTGTTTATTGATGTGGCCGTTATTACGGTTTCCCCGATTGCACTGGCGTTAGCTCGTCGCACCAATTTATCAAAATCAGCCGTTTTATTGGCGATGATTGGTGGGGGTAAAGCAGGAAACTTGATGTCGCCGAATCCCAATGCGATTGCTGCCGCAGATACCTTTCATCTGCCTTTAACGTCGGTAATGGTAGCGGGGATTATTCCTGGGATCTTTGGGCTAGCCTTAACCTATTTCTTAGCGAAACGTTTAAAAAATAAAGGCTCTTTTGTATCCGAACAAGAGAGCGTTGCCGTTGATTCTCAACATTTACCCTCATTTTTGACCGCACTTGCTGCACCATTAGTGGCCATCTTATTACTGGCGCTGCGTCCATTGGCGGACATTAAAGTCGATCCTCTCATTGCATTACCTCTAGGTGGTTTAATTGGTGCGTTATGTATGGGAAAACTTCGCTATGCGAATAGCTATGCAATTAGTGGTTTAGGCAAAATGGCACCGGTGGCGATTATGTTGCTCGGTACCGGTGCTTTAGCCGGCATTATTGGTAACTCGGGTATGAAAGATGTCTTAATCGAAGGCTTAAAGGATTCTGGCTTACCTGCTTATATTCTCGCACCGATTTCTGGTGTATTGATGTCTCTTGCGACAGCATCAACGACGGCAGGCACAGCGGTCGCATCCAATGTATTTAGCTCAACATTATTAGAACTGGGTGTAAGCAGCCTTGCAGCGGCCGCCATGATCCACGCAGGGGCTATCGTATTCGACAATATGCCACACGGTTCTTTCTTCCATGCGACTGGCGGCAGTGTGAATATGAATATGAAAGAACGCTTAAAACTGATTCCTTATGAAAGTGCGATCGGTTTGCTTATGACCGCCGTTTCTACGCTCATTTTCGGTGTGTTTTATTGA
- a CDS encoding diacylglycerol kinase, producing the protein MYKTTGLTHLINSTRYSLQGLKSAFKNETAFRHECFLACILIPLAFGLGDTKIEIALMISSVLLVMAVELLNSAVEAVVDRIGEERHELSGRAKDQGSAAVFIALCIVAVVWGSILFF; encoded by the coding sequence ATGTATAAAACCACGGGATTAACCCATTTAATTAACTCCACAAGATATTCCTTACAAGGCTTAAAAAGTGCATTCAAAAATGAAACCGCATTTCGCCACGAATGTTTTCTTGCGTGCATTCTGATTCCGCTCGCATTTGGGCTCGGTGACACTAAAATTGAAATCGCACTAATGATTTCATCGGTTTTACTCGTGATGGCAGTAGAGCTGTTAAATAGTGCAGTTGAAGCGGTGGTGGATCGTATCGGTGAAGAACGCCATGAGCTTTCAGGGAGAGCTAAAGACCAGGGCTCAGCAGCGGTATTTATTGCACTTTGCATCGTTGCCGTTGTTTGGGGAAGTATTTTATTTTTCTAA